One region of Ananas comosus cultivar F153 linkage group 9, ASM154086v1, whole genome shotgun sequence genomic DNA includes:
- the LOC109715395 gene encoding cupincin-like, producing the protein MNPKSLAIRVLFLLLSSISLANSDASRICQCHKICRSLEGDAQNRELCERRCFSLCRGSGGERERSPNARDEDHHAYNPYYFDERSYERWAETQHGRFRVLQRFAERSELLRGIAEYRVAVLEAAPRAFLVPSHWDADEVFYVMGGEGTITLLSEKNKESYDIKEGDTMVVPSGMIVYLINKHRNEKLRIAMLLRPISIPGRFEEFFGAGGRKPETFYTSFSDEVLEAAFNTPRDRLERLFGQQSKGEIIRASEEQIEALSKSSRGGGGGGGERPFEQSRKPFNVLNKRPSYANNHGQLYEVNANDYRQFQDPNVDVSIANISQGSMMAPNYNSRAIKIAFVVQGSGYMEMACPHISKQKGSRRRGGGESEEEREKEGEEEQEEGPRYQLVKSEVCRGSVFVIPPGHPVVAVASPNENLQVLCFGIRAENNEKFFLAGRNNILKKMEKEAKELAFDVAAREVDEVFNAQQESAFFPGPNQRGGGGGRGRGSTSF; encoded by the exons atgaATCCAAAATCACTAGCAATTAGagtcctcttcctcctcctctcctcgaTCTCCTTAGCTAATTCTGATGCTTCACGGATATGCCAATGCCACAAAATATGCCGTAGTTTAGAGGGCGACGCACAAAACAGGGAGCTTTGCGAGCGCAGGTGCTTTAGTTTGTGTAGGGGGAGtggaggggagagggagagatcacCAAACGCAAGGGACGAAGATCACCATGCATATAACCCTTACTATTTCGACGAGCGGAGCTACGAGCGCTGGGCGGAGACGCAGCACGGCCGCTTCAGGGTGCTGCAGCGGTTCGCGGAGAGGTCGGAGCTGCTGCGGGGGATCGCGGAGTATCGCGTCGCCGTGCTCGAGGCGGCGCCGCGGGCGTTCCTCGTGCCGAGCCACTGGGACGCAGACGAAGTGTTCTACGTGATGGGag GGGAGGGAACTATAACACTATTATCGGAGAAGAACAAAGAGTCGTATGATATCAAGGAAGGAGATACAATGGTGGTTCCTTCTGGTATGATAGTGTATTTGATCAATAAACATCGTAACGAGAAGCTCCGGATCGCGATGCTCCTTCGTCCGATCTCCATTCCGGGGCGCTTCGAG GAGTTCTTTGGAGCAGGCGGAAGGAAACCGGAGACATTCTACACAAGCTTTAGTGATGAAGTTCTTGAAGCAGCGTTCAAT ACCCCGCGAGATAGATTGGAGAGACTCTTTGGGCAACAAAGTAAAGGAGAGATCATAAGAGCATCCGAAGAACAAATCGAGGCATTAAGCAAATCaagccgaggcggcggcggcggcggcggagaacgGCCTTTCGAGCAATCGAGAAAGCCGTTCAATGTCTTGAACAAGCGACCGTCCTACGCGAACAACCATGGCCAACTCTATGAAGTAAATGCTAACGACTACCGACAATTCCAAGACCCCAATGTGGATGTATCCATCGCTAATATAAGCCAA GGATCAATGATGGCACCAAACTACAACTCAAGGGCAATCAAGATTGCATTTGTTGTGCAAGGGAGCGGATACATGGAAATGGCGTGTCCTCACATCTCGAAGCAAAAAGGATCGAGAAGACGAGGAGGCGGCGAAAGCGAAGAAGAGCGGGAGAAGGAAGgcgaagaagaacaagaagaaggcCCGCGGTATCAGCTCGTTAAGTCAGAGGTCTGCCGCGGATCGGTCTTCGTGATCCCTCCCGGCCACCCGGTAGTCGCTGTCGCCTCCCCGAATGAGAACCTCCAGGTTCTCTGCTTTGGCATCAGGGCAGAGAACAATGAGAAGTTCTTCCTTGCAG GGAGAAATAATATACtaaagaagatggagaaggagGCTAAGGAGCTCGCATTCGACGTGGCAGCGAGAGAAGTGGACGAGGTCTTCAACGCGCAGCAAGAGTCGGCCTTTTTCCCTGGACCGAACCaacgtggcggcggcggcggtcgcgGTCGCGGCTCAACCAGTTTCTGA